In a single window of the Xylanimonas protaetiae genome:
- a CDS encoding glycosyltransferase family 2 protein gives MSAFLAWGYELWWRPAAVVLSLYPILGAVAWTVGGLFYRFFYVGKFRQQDFVRMAPQDEPFVTIMIPAHNEEVMIEETIDYLMNDLDYHNYEVLVCDDGSKDTTPDILERLSLRYPRLRVLRIEANQGKAHAFNIGVAFARGEYILSNDADTVPERDALWKYLNYFLSPAGQNIGAVTANMDVQNRSLLVEKSQTVEFSSIVGIIKRSQIGVLGSMYAYSGANTMYRRDALYDVGLFRQDRATEDISICWDQQYAGWKADFAPDIMFYMNVPNTLTMLYHQRRRWAKGGTESWLTNVGRVVRHPLRNVPKVVLLLDQTGSIVWSLYYLLFSLWLAARLVLSIVTGNTEDLFHTVDIVLVFSAVISLVGWWQLVAALALDNHGAKLRYLLFAPAYMVWYWQMNAITVATTLVPAVRGVLGYSGKGTWVSPVRTRMTAETTAEEREDELV, from the coding sequence GTGAGTGCTTTCCTGGCCTGGGGCTACGAGCTCTGGTGGCGCCCCGCCGCGGTGGTGCTCTCGCTCTACCCGATCCTGGGTGCGGTCGCGTGGACCGTCGGCGGCCTGTTCTACCGGTTCTTCTACGTCGGCAAGTTTCGGCAGCAGGACTTCGTGCGGATGGCGCCGCAGGACGAGCCGTTCGTCACGATCATGATCCCCGCGCACAACGAGGAGGTGATGATCGAGGAGACCATCGACTACCTCATGAACGACCTCGACTACCACAACTACGAGGTGCTGGTCTGCGACGACGGGTCGAAGGACACGACGCCGGACATCCTCGAGCGCCTGTCCCTGAGGTACCCGAGGCTGCGGGTGCTGCGCATCGAGGCGAACCAGGGCAAGGCGCACGCGTTCAACATCGGGGTCGCGTTCGCGCGCGGGGAGTACATCCTGTCGAACGACGCCGACACCGTGCCCGAGCGCGACGCGCTGTGGAAGTACCTGAACTACTTCCTGAGCCCAGCCGGGCAGAACATCGGCGCCGTCACCGCCAACATGGACGTCCAGAACCGCTCGCTGCTCGTGGAGAAGTCCCAGACGGTCGAGTTCTCCAGCATCGTCGGCATCATCAAGCGGTCGCAGATCGGCGTGCTGGGCAGCATGTACGCCTACTCGGGCGCGAACACGATGTACCGCAGGGACGCGCTGTACGACGTCGGGCTGTTCCGGCAGGACCGGGCGACGGAGGACATCTCGATCTGCTGGGACCAGCAGTACGCGGGCTGGAAGGCCGACTTCGCGCCGGACATCATGTTCTACATGAACGTGCCCAACACGCTCACCATGCTGTACCACCAGCGCAGACGGTGGGCCAAGGGCGGCACGGAGTCGTGGCTGACCAACGTCGGGCGCGTGGTGCGGCACCCCCTGCGGAACGTGCCCAAGGTGGTCCTGCTGCTCGACCAGACCGGGTCGATCGTCTGGAGCCTCTACTACCTGCTGTTCAGCCTCTGGCTCGCGGCGCGGCTCGTGCTGTCGATCGTCACCGGGAACACCGAGGACCTCTTCCACACGGTCGACATCGTGCTGGTGTTCTCGGCCGTCATCTCGCTCGTAGGGTGGTGGCAGCTCGTCGCCGCGCTCGCGCTCGACAACCACGGAGCGAAGCTCAGATACCTGCTGTTCGCCCCCGCGTACATGGTCTGGTACTGGCAGATGAACGCCATCACCGTCGCGACGACGCTGGTCCCGGCCGTGCGCGGCGTGCTCGGGTACAGCGGCAAGGGCACGTGGGTGAGCCCGGTGCGGACCAGGATGACCGCCGAGACGACCGCCGAGGAGCGCGAGGACGAGCTGGTCTGA
- a CDS encoding alpha/beta fold hydrolase — protein sequence MPYITTPDGIDLFYKDWGSGSPVVFSHGWPLGADAWDRQLKAVADAGFRGIAHDRRGHGRSTQTATGNDMDHYADDLAALLEALDLTDVVLVGHSTGGGEVARYLGRHGSARVRKAVLLGAVPPLMLQTPENPEGTPLAVFDDIRAGVLSDRSQFYQDLSVPFYGGNREGSTLTQGVRDQFWRLSMQAGLAPAYDCVAQFSAVDYTADLEKIDVPVLVAHGDDDQIVPIAAAALKTARIVKDATLKVYAGAPHGLHGAYEEEFTKDLVDWIG from the coding sequence ATGCCCTACATCACCACGCCCGACGGGATCGACCTCTTCTACAAGGACTGGGGCAGCGGCAGCCCCGTCGTCTTCAGCCACGGCTGGCCCCTCGGCGCGGACGCGTGGGACCGCCAGCTCAAGGCGGTCGCCGACGCCGGCTTCCGCGGCATCGCGCACGACCGCCGCGGCCACGGCCGCTCGACGCAGACCGCGACGGGCAACGACATGGACCACTACGCCGACGACCTCGCCGCCCTGCTCGAGGCGCTCGACCTCACCGACGTCGTCCTCGTGGGCCACTCCACGGGCGGCGGCGAGGTCGCCCGCTACCTGGGCCGCCACGGCTCGGCGCGCGTGCGCAAGGCCGTGCTGCTCGGCGCCGTGCCGCCGCTCATGCTCCAGACGCCGGAGAACCCCGAGGGCACGCCGCTCGCCGTGTTCGACGACATCCGCGCCGGCGTGCTGAGCGACCGGTCGCAGTTCTACCAGGACCTGTCAGTGCCGTTCTACGGCGGCAACCGCGAGGGCTCGACCCTCACGCAGGGCGTGCGCGACCAGTTCTGGCGCCTGTCGATGCAGGCCGGCCTGGCCCCGGCGTACGACTGCGTCGCGCAGTTCTCGGCCGTCGACTACACGGCCGACCTCGAGAAGATCGACGTCCCCGTGCTGGTCGCGCACGGCGACGACGACCAGATCGTGCCGATCGCCGCGGCCGCGCTCAAGACGGCCCGGATCGTCAAGGACGCCACCCTCAAGGTCTACGCGGGCGCCCCGCACGGGCTGCACGGCGCCTACGAGGAGGAGTTCACGAAGGACCTCGTCGACTGGATCGGCTGA